One window of the Cydia amplana chromosome 26, ilCydAmpl1.1, whole genome shotgun sequence genome contains the following:
- the LOC134660117 gene encoding uncharacterized protein LOC134660117: MGVGKIPEFDVKAGNWTMYCERLEMYFLANDIKDEVKLPTLIAVMGEDAYQLLSTLASPKQPSSLTFTNAVKLLKDHLQPKPSILAERYRFRQRRQAEGESVAEYVAELKKLAKTCDFGTSLEDNLRDQLVCGIVSESTRQRLFAEDGIGYSRAVSLATTLEAAEKNAVAVDRDAKVITGVHKLEANHKCMACGEIGHKTEGCKYKNFECSMCKNLGHLRRMCPEKNARFGVTETAGSQSQSRGDGVIYNGNGARGNRSAGRGGSGRGRGRGGRSGRRGTNNYWVHAHRASADAASVNGGYTSALDNSCDSDDDNEPMYQMSLSKYKPA; this comes from the exons ATGGGCGTCGGCAAAATACCCGAGTTTGACGTGAAAGCTGGAAATTGGACTATGTACTGTGAGAGGTTAGAAATGTATTTCCTCGCGAACGATATTAAGGATGAAGTGAAGTTGCCAACATTAATCGCCGTAATGGGAGAAGATGCATATCAATTGTTATCTACGTTAGCAAGCCCCAAACAACCTTCATCTTTGACCTTCACTAACGCGGTGAAGCTGCTAAAGGATCACTTGCAACCGAAGCCCTCCATCTTGGCCGAACGCTACAGATTTCGACAGCGGCGCCAGGCAGAGGGAGAGAGTGTAGCTGAGTATGTGGCTGAACTGAAGAAGTTGGCAAAAACATGCGATTTTGGTACCTCGTTAGAAGATAATCTTCGCGACCAACTTGTTTGTGGCATTGTCAGTGAGTCGACGCGGCAAAGATTGTTTGCGGAGGACGGAATTGGCTACTCGAGGGCGGTCAGCTTGGCTACGACGCTGGAGGCGGCAGAAAAGAATGCAGTCGCCGTAGATCGTGACGCTAAGGTTATCACGGGTGTACATAAACTAGAAGCGAACCATAAATGTATGGCGTGCGGGGAGATTGGGCATAAAACGGAAGGCTGTAAATATAAAAACTTTGAGTGTAGTATGTGCAAAAACTTAGGCCACTTAAGAAGGATGTGCCCTGAGAAAAATGCAAGATTCGGAGTGACGGAAACGGCGGGCAGCCAGTCACAATCACGCGGAGACGGCGTGATCTATAACGGTAACGGAGCACGCGGTAACCGATCAGCTGGGAGAGGCGgcagcgggcgcgggcgcgggcgcggaggGCGCTCGGGCCGCCGAGGCACAAACAACTATTGGGTGCACGCGCACCGGGCATCAGCTGACGCGGCGAGCGTTAACGGCGGATATACGTCGGCGCTGGACAATAGTTGTGATTCGGATGATGACAACGAACCTATGTACCAAATGTCGTTAAGCAAATATAAACCG GCATGA